A stretch of the Sulfurimonas sp. HSL3-1 genome encodes the following:
- a CDS encoding DUF2339 domain-containing protein, translating into MLTLLAILIIFFLILDLYKKNRELRERLDALGDEEQSAKREKRERPRSPLEEVKKTLVPPAMKTVVPPEQNAKTVTRPEAAQRPVRKTPEAAGPDTVRTGAAEPSPLAQMINRFLTGGNMLVKVGGIIFFLGLVFLVKYAAEHNMISIEMRLIGIALGALGMTALGWRLREREGYYGLVLQALGVASFYLVVYASAKMYGLLTMPQAFVIMLIVVICGSLLAVAQDAVILALFSITGGFLVPILTSDGSGSHIVLFSYYAMLNIGVLLIAWYRSWRVLNIAGFFFTFVIATAWGVLRYDPALFISTEPFLIFFFLLYLGVSILFTSKQPFEVCAFIDSTLVFGLPLVAFSLQASMVKQYEYGVFYSAMVVGSLYLTLFRLLSPRVKMQMLAEAFRAIAVVFYTVAIPYALDDRMTGALWALEGAAVIWISLKYRKHYGVIFGMVLELASNVLYLLSTVGLSAEFAFANGIFAGYAVVVTAALFTAYRLRAHPGGEPGTLTQAFSMIFLGTGLLMWLLAGFLEAGRSSFETGNVLLIYAALSAVLFAAAAIRFAWAELGGVSQYYLPLGIVIFATLLQHFIAAHPFAGIGSIAIVLFFTVHYGLLWRFGSDWKLGALLHVAGMVLLVLILSRELQYAVETWTGITVLGHGAFGVMPILTLLLLVQSDRYYPSLIREYLTVYRLAGGIALSTIVGIWELKISALDGAVPFMPYIPLLSPLDLLQAAGLAVFVYWLYRVERITAAADRFAFKAAGIAAFLFATLLLGRAVHFYGDVGYTTYALAASLLFQASLSILWSCMGIAAMLVGKVRGERTVWLAGAGVLGVVVLKLFLVDLAGSGTVERIVSFISVGVLLLLVGYFAPIPPSKDGAAEQTGA; encoded by the coding sequence ATGTTGACACTGCTTGCCATCCTGATCATCTTTTTCCTCATCCTTGATCTCTACAAGAAGAACAGAGAGCTGCGCGAACGCCTGGATGCCCTGGGGGATGAGGAGCAGTCCGCGAAGCGCGAGAAACGGGAGCGACCGCGCTCCCCGCTGGAAGAGGTGAAGAAAACGCTGGTCCCTCCTGCCATGAAAACGGTGGTACCACCGGAACAGAATGCCAAAACGGTCACCCGGCCGGAAGCGGCGCAACGCCCGGTTCGGAAGACGCCGGAAGCGGCAGGCCCGGATACCGTTCGGACCGGGGCTGCGGAACCGTCGCCGCTTGCCCAGATGATTAACCGCTTCCTCACCGGCGGCAATATGCTGGTGAAGGTCGGCGGCATCATCTTTTTCCTGGGGCTTGTTTTCCTTGTCAAGTACGCTGCCGAGCACAACATGATCAGTATCGAAATGCGTCTGATCGGCATTGCGCTCGGTGCGCTGGGCATGACCGCTTTGGGGTGGCGGCTGCGGGAGCGGGAAGGGTATTACGGACTGGTCCTGCAGGCGCTGGGGGTCGCTTCGTTCTATCTTGTCGTCTACGCTTCGGCGAAAATGTACGGCCTGTTGACGATGCCGCAGGCCTTTGTCATTATGCTGATCGTTGTCATCTGCGGCTCGCTGCTGGCCGTGGCCCAAGATGCCGTTATCCTGGCGCTCTTTTCGATCACCGGCGGTTTCCTGGTCCCGATCCTGACCTCCGACGGCAGCGGTTCGCACATTGTGCTGTTCAGCTACTACGCCATGCTCAACATCGGGGTCCTGCTCATCGCATGGTACCGTTCCTGGCGGGTGCTCAACATTGCCGGTTTCTTTTTTACCTTTGTTATCGCCACCGCCTGGGGCGTACTGCGGTATGACCCGGCGCTCTTCATATCGACCGAACCGTTTTTGATCTTCTTCTTCCTGCTCTACCTAGGCGTGAGCATCCTGTTTACGTCGAAGCAGCCTTTTGAGGTATGCGCCTTTATCGATTCCACGCTGGTCTTCGGGCTGCCGCTCGTCGCCTTTTCCCTGCAGGCCTCCATGGTCAAGCAGTACGAGTACGGTGTGTTTTACAGCGCAATGGTTGTGGGAAGTCTCTACCTCACGCTTTTCCGGCTGCTGTCGCCACGGGTGAAGATGCAGATGCTGGCGGAGGCGTTCCGCGCGATCGCCGTTGTCTTCTATACGGTGGCAATCCCCTATGCGCTTGACGATCGGATGACCGGTGCACTATGGGCACTTGAAGGGGCGGCGGTGATCTGGATCTCCCTGAAGTATCGCAAACATTACGGGGTGATTTTCGGGATGGTGCTGGAGCTGGCGTCGAATGTGCTCTACCTGCTCTCCACCGTAGGCCTTTCGGCCGAATTCGCTTTTGCCAACGGGATCTTTGCCGGCTATGCCGTCGTGGTGACGGCGGCCCTCTTTACGGCCTACCGGCTCCGGGCACACCCCGGCGGCGAGCCAGGGACCCTCACGCAGGCATTCTCCATGATCTTCCTGGGGACGGGGCTGCTCATGTGGCTGCTTGCCGGTTTTCTGGAAGCCGGCCGCAGCAGCTTTGAAACGGGGAATGTGCTGCTGATCTACGCGGCATTGAGCGCCGTACTGTTTGCCGCCGCCGCCATTCGTTTCGCCTGGGCGGAACTGGGCGGGGTGTCGCAGTACTACCTGCCGTTGGGCATCGTCATCTTTGCGACGCTGCTGCAACACTTTATCGCGGCACACCCCTTCGCCGGGATCGGGAGCATCGCCATCGTTCTTTTCTTTACCGTGCATTACGGTCTGCTCTGGCGTTTCGGCTCGGACTGGAAACTGGGTGCACTTTTGCACGTTGCAGGGATGGTCCTTTTGGTGCTTATCCTGTCACGGGAGCTTCAGTATGCCGTGGAAACATGGACGGGGATCACCGTGCTCGGTCACGGGGCATTCGGCGTGATGCCGATCCTGACACTGCTGCTTCTGGTGCAGTCTGATCGCTACTATCCCTCTCTCATCCGGGAGTACCTCACCGTCTACCGCCTGGCGGGTGGGATCGCGCTGAGCACCATTGTCGGCATCTGGGAACTGAAAATCAGCGCCCTGGACGGGGCGGTGCCGTTTATGCCCTACATTCCGCTGTTAAGCCCGCTCGATCTCCTCCAGGCGGCAGGGCTGGCCGTATTTGTATACTGGCTTTATCGTGTGGAGCGTATCACGGCCGCGGCCGACCGGTTCGCGTTCAAAGCGGCCGGTATTGCGGCGTTTCTCTTCGCGACGTTGCTCCTGGGTCGTGCGGTCCATTTTTACGGGGATGTCGGGTATACGACCTATGCCCTGGCGGCGAGCCTGCTGTTTCAGGCGTCGCTCTCGATCCTGTGGAGCTGTATGGGTATCGCCGCCATGCTTGTCGGCAAGGTGCGGGGCGAGCGTACGGTATGGCTGGCGGGGGCAGGGGTCCTTGGGGTGGTGGTACTGAAGCTCTTTCTGGTCGATCTCGCGGGGAGCGGAACGGTCGAGCGGATCGTCTCTTTCATCTCCGTCGGCGTCCTGCTGCTGCTGGTGGGGTATTTTGCGCCGATTCCGCCGTCTAAAGACGGCGCAGCGGAACAGACAGGGGCGTGA
- the secA gene encoding preprotein translocase subunit SecA codes for MLQTMMGKVFGTKNDRELKHYKRALKKINALEATYEAMDDAALQAAFEELKTAVRAEEKSLEEVLPDSFAITREAAKRTLGMRHFDVQIIGGMVLHEGRIAEMKTGEGKTLVASLPVALNAMTGKGVHVVTVNDYLAQRDATELTPLYGFLGYEVGTVLEGEYDPQAKRTQYAADITYGTNNEFGFDYLRDNMSFSRDQMVQRGHHFVIVDEVDSILIDEARTPLIISGPTNRTLDNYVRADEIAKQLTKETHFTVDEKDRLVLITEEGIAKAEELFGVDNLYSLENSALSHHLDQALKANYIFEIDVDYVVKDGEVVIVDEFTGRLSEGRRYSEGLHQALEAKERVQIKEESQTLADITFQNYFRMYDKLAGMTGTAQTEATEFAQIYRLDVVSIPTNVPVVREDLNDLIYKTELEKFQASIEKIKELNAKGQPVLVGTASIEKSEVLHELLKREKIAHTVLNAKKHAQEGEIIKSAGEKGAVTIATNMAGRGVDIKVSDEIKAMGGLYIIGTERHENRRIDNQLRGRSGRQGDPGVSQFYLSLEDNLLRIFGSDKIKTIMERLGVEDGEYIESKMVTRAVEKAQKKVENLHFEGRKQIVEYDDVANEQRKIVYRFRNQLLDPEFDIAVKVNEIREAYVARALTECEIYEGGGREEFDLEKLAKLLQEEVHFIVEAADFEGLDYEELAGKLIADVKDEYDTKMAVVDEPVRRDIEREIYLKTLDTAWREHLYRMDTMKTGIRLRAYNQKDPLVEYKKESFNLFTELIETIKYDTIKTLQIIRFQLRSPEEEAEAFARAQEIERKQKEMQMQLNRESDEAADAPSAKKPARNDPCPCGSGKKYKNCCGQSGPKKGAFAS; via the coding sequence ATGCTGCAGACGATGATGGGCAAGGTGTTCGGCACCAAGAACGACCGGGAGCTGAAACACTACAAACGGGCACTCAAAAAGATCAATGCGCTCGAAGCGACGTACGAAGCGATGGACGATGCGGCACTGCAGGCCGCTTTCGAAGAACTGAAAACGGCCGTGCGCGCCGAAGAGAAGAGCCTCGAAGAGGTCCTTCCCGACTCCTTTGCCATCACGCGCGAAGCGGCCAAACGTACCCTGGGAATGCGTCACTTCGACGTCCAGATCATCGGCGGTATGGTCCTGCACGAGGGACGCATCGCCGAGATGAAGACGGGGGAAGGTAAAACCCTCGTGGCCTCGCTTCCGGTCGCGCTCAACGCGATGACGGGCAAAGGCGTCCATGTTGTCACCGTCAATGACTACCTCGCGCAGCGCGACGCCACGGAGCTCACGCCGCTGTACGGCTTCCTGGGCTATGAGGTCGGCACGGTCCTCGAAGGGGAGTACGACCCGCAGGCCAAGCGCACGCAGTACGCCGCCGATATCACCTACGGTACGAACAACGAGTTCGGATTCGACTACCTGCGCGACAACATGAGTTTCTCCCGCGACCAGATGGTGCAGCGCGGACACCACTTCGTCATCGTCGACGAAGTAGACTCCATCCTCATCGACGAGGCGCGGACCCCGCTGATCATCTCCGGCCCGACCAACCGTACCCTCGACAACTACGTCCGCGCCGACGAGATCGCCAAGCAGCTGACGAAAGAGACCCACTTTACCGTTGACGAAAAAGACCGCCTCGTCCTCATCACCGAAGAGGGGATCGCCAAGGCTGAGGAGCTTTTCGGCGTCGACAACCTTTACAGCCTGGAGAACTCCGCCCTGTCTCACCACCTCGACCAGGCGCTCAAGGCCAACTACATTTTCGAGATCGACGTCGATTATGTCGTCAAGGACGGCGAAGTCGTCATCGTCGACGAATTTACGGGCCGCCTTTCCGAGGGGCGCCGCTACTCCGAGGGGCTGCACCAGGCCCTTGAGGCCAAAGAGCGTGTGCAGATCAAGGAGGAGTCGCAGACCCTCGCGGACATCACCTTCCAGAACTACTTCCGCATGTATGACAAGCTGGCGGGGATGACCGGTACGGCGCAGACGGAGGCGACGGAGTTCGCCCAGATCTACCGTCTTGACGTCGTTTCCATCCCGACAAACGTCCCGGTCGTCCGCGAAGACCTCAACGACCTGATCTATAAGACCGAACTCGAGAAGTTCCAGGCATCCATCGAGAAGATCAAGGAGCTCAACGCCAAAGGGCAGCCGGTCCTCGTGGGTACGGCCTCCATCGAGAAGTCCGAAGTGCTGCATGAGCTGCTGAAGCGCGAGAAGATCGCCCATACCGTTCTCAATGCGAAGAAGCACGCCCAGGAGGGTGAGATCATCAAGAGCGCCGGCGAAAAAGGCGCGGTCACGATCGCGACGAACATGGCCGGGCGCGGGGTCGACATCAAGGTCAGCGACGAGATCAAGGCGATGGGCGGCCTCTACATCATCGGGACCGAGCGCCACGAGAACCGCCGTATCGACAACCAGCTGCGCGGCCGTTCCGGCCGCCAGGGCGACCCGGGGGTCAGCCAGTTTTACCTGAGCCTCGAGGACAACCTGCTGCGCATTTTCGGCTCGGACAAGATCAAAACGATCATGGAGCGCCTCGGCGTCGAGGACGGCGAGTACATCGAGTCGAAAATGGTCACCCGCGCCGTCGAGAAGGCGCAGAAGAAGGTCGAGAACCTCCACTTCGAAGGGCGGAAGCAGATCGTCGAGTACGATGACGTCGCCAACGAACAGCGCAAGATCGTCTACCGTTTCCGCAACCAGCTGCTCGACCCGGAATTCGACATCGCCGTGAAGGTCAACGAGATCCGCGAAGCGTACGTGGCGCGCGCACTGACGGAGTGCGAGATCTATGAAGGCGGGGGCCGTGAGGAGTTCGACCTCGAAAAGCTCGCAAAACTGCTGCAAGAAGAGGTCCATTTCATTGTGGAGGCTGCCGACTTCGAGGGGCTCGATTATGAAGAGCTCGCCGGGAAGCTCATCGCCGACGTCAAAGATGAGTATGACACGAAGATGGCCGTCGTGGACGAGCCGGTCCGCCGCGACATCGAGCGCGAGATCTATCTCAAGACCCTCGATACGGCGTGGCGGGAGCACCTCTACCGCATGGATACGATGAAGACGGGTATCCGTCTGCGTGCGTACAACCAGAAAGATCCGCTTGTCGAGTATAAAAAAGAGAGTTTCAACCTCTTTACGGAGCTGATCGAGACGATTAAGTACGACACGATCAAAACCCTGCAGATCATCCGCTTCCAGCTCCGTTCGCCGGAAGAGGAGGCCGAAGCCTTCGCCCGTGCGCAGGAGATCGAACGCAAGCAAAAAGAGATGCAGATGCAGCTCAACCGCGAAAGCGACGAAGCGGCAGACGCGCCTTCCGCGAAAAAACCGGCCCGCAACGACCCTTGTCCCTGCGGCAGCGGTAAGAAATACAAAAACTGCTGCGGACAGAGCGGACCGAAGAAGGGGGCGTTTGCCTCTTGA
- a CDS encoding ABC transporter permease gives MKKQRGLTNYLLRRFLRFDREQPFIFLSAMLAFLGIMLGVMVLIIAMALMNGFDNEFKKKLTIMNYPLTIVPRFYGSVNSELLMRLEQEFPQLKFSPYVAASVIARSGSQLEGGYLFGVDFKAEREVNPVVAKGLETLPEGNFKVLVGEALLEAFALGEGDRLMYIFTQIEPGGLAVTPKLKRFVIAGSFDSGLSAYDKAYSYTDLHSLQTIMHLPDNVYDGIHIMTDDPQKVIEEVRSVLPEGVRIKGWWEDNVNFFAALELEKRSLFIVLMLIILIAAVNIISSLLMTVMNRRSEIALLISLGASPAQIKKLFLKLGVVIGIGGIATGAILGLSGVWVLQTFDIITLPKHVYPTARLALDLSWQDFVSILGGAFAIVVLSSWYPAKKASEVDVLTVLRNE, from the coding sequence TTGAAAAAGCAGCGCGGCTTGACGAACTACCTGTTGCGCCGCTTTCTGCGGTTTGACCGGGAGCAGCCCTTCATCTTCCTCTCCGCGATGCTCGCTTTCCTGGGCATCATGCTCGGCGTCATGGTCCTTATCATCGCCATGGCGCTGATGAACGGTTTCGACAACGAGTTCAAGAAAAAACTCACGATCATGAACTACCCCCTGACCATCGTGCCGCGCTTTTACGGCAGCGTGAACAGCGAGCTGCTGATGCGGCTCGAGCAGGAGTTCCCGCAGCTCAAGTTCAGCCCCTACGTCGCGGCTTCCGTTATCGCCCGCAGCGGCTCGCAGCTGGAGGGAGGCTACCTCTTCGGCGTGGACTTCAAAGCGGAACGAGAGGTCAACCCGGTCGTCGCGAAGGGACTCGAGACGTTGCCGGAAGGGAACTTCAAGGTCCTCGTCGGCGAAGCGCTGCTCGAAGCGTTCGCCCTCGGCGAGGGGGATCGTCTGATGTACATCTTCACCCAGATCGAACCGGGCGGGCTGGCGGTGACGCCGAAGCTCAAGCGTTTCGTCATTGCTGGGAGTTTCGATTCGGGCCTGAGCGCCTATGACAAGGCCTACAGCTACACCGACCTGCACTCGCTGCAGACGATCATGCACCTGCCCGATAACGTCTATGACGGCATTCACATTATGACCGATGACCCCCAGAAGGTGATAGAAGAGGTCCGTTCGGTCCTGCCCGAAGGCGTGCGCATCAAGGGGTGGTGGGAAGACAACGTTAACTTTTTTGCGGCGCTGGAGCTGGAAAAACGTTCGCTCTTTATCGTGCTGATGCTTATCATCCTGATCGCGGCCGTCAACATTATCTCGTCGCTGCTGATGACGGTGATGAACCGCCGCAGCGAGATCGCGCTGCTGATCTCGCTGGGGGCCTCCCCGGCACAGATCAAGAAGCTCTTTTTGAAACTGGGCGTCGTCATCGGCATCGGGGGGATCGCCACCGGGGCCATTCTCGGGCTTTCGGGCGTATGGGTACTGCAGACCTTCGACATCATCACGCTGCCCAAACACGTCTACCCGACGGCCCGCCTGGCGCTGGACCTCTCCTGGCAGGATTTCGTCTCCATCCTCGGCGGGGCCTTTGCCATCGTCGTCCTCTCTTCGTGGTACCCGGCGAAGAAAGCCAGTGAGGTCGACGTCCTCACCGTGCTGCGCAACGAATAG
- the lolA gene encoding LolA-like outer membrane lipoprotein chaperone, whose protein sequence is MKTIFLLLAAFSALFGFTDSIRSFSADFTQQIVDDTNKTITYEGHVDATRPDKAHWHYFKPVEKSVFVIGHKVTIIEPELEQAIVKTFRDEIDLFKILANAVKLDDETYLATHKSQQFTIKIRDDIPLAISYNDPFENSVQIRFSKQKINRNLDDTLFTPEIPPFYDLLRE, encoded by the coding sequence ATGAAAACAATTTTTCTGCTGCTCGCCGCTTTTAGCGCCCTCTTCGGGTTTACCGACTCCATCCGCTCTTTCAGCGCGGATTTTACCCAGCAGATCGTTGACGATACGAACAAGACCATTACCTACGAGGGGCATGTCGATGCGACGCGCCCGGACAAGGCCCACTGGCACTACTTCAAGCCCGTCGAGAAGAGCGTCTTCGTCATCGGCCACAAAGTCACCATCATCGAACCGGAACTCGAACAGGCCATCGTCAAGACCTTCCGCGATGAGATCGACCTTTTCAAGATCCTCGCCAACGCTGTAAAACTCGACGACGAAACCTACCTGGCGACCCACAAGTCCCAGCAGTTCACCATCAAGATCCGCGACGACATCCCGTTGGCGATCTCCTACAACGACCCTTTCGAGAATAGCGTCCAGATCCGCTTCTCAAAACAGAAGATCAACCGTAACCTCGACGACACCCTCTTCACACCGGAGATCCCGCCCTTTTACGACCTGCTCCGGGAGTAG
- the hrpB gene encoding ATP-dependent helicase HrpB, protein MLPELPIQAVLPEIGQALSGNHQLILQAPPGAGKTTVVPLELLKAAWLEGKKIVMLEPRRLAARNAALRMAELLGEAVGQRVGYRIRQETKVSAATRIEVVTEGILTRMLQRDPSLEEVGVLLFDEFHERSIHADLGLSLALQSQSLLRDDLKLVVMSATLNAEALKGVLPDAAVVTSEGRCYPVAYRYLDIRRKPPEAKSIASLIAETILSALTEEQGSMLVFLPGVKEINAVERALQGSTSSDIVIAPLYGDLSKAAQQHAIAPAAEGKRKIVLATNIAETSLTIDGVRIVVDSGLERFVEYDAASGMNRMRTRMITQDSAVQRAGRAGRTQEGVCYRLWHENKPLVPHARPEILQSDLAPLMLELANWGAGVDELTWVDRPPVHAVEEASMILISLNMVDVSGRITPHGEAALALGLHPRLAHMLLRAKAEGLGYEAVLLATLLQERTGFSGTDLAEGVRWLDRALQTGESGHLLRHAVNLLKKRTGCERGSRVQTGAAGVLAALAYPDRIAKRRMRGSERFLLANGKGAVLGDATMFLHDDYLAVAEAGGQGETLRIFHAAALSQSELEAWFGDAIVTEEQVAWNDDSGRVEALRLLRLGALTLEQSRIENPSPALVAKGVLEGIRRSGLSVLPWEKKSLSLRERVNFVNRHLPGTFELMDDDTLPKTLEHWLLPYLDGVRDLKGLQKLDMHSILSALLGWDALQKLDALAPETVTVPSGSTIRIDYADPEQPVLAVRLQEVFGWERTPAVLAGKMPLMLHLLSPAQRPVQVTKDLASFWREGYAEVRKELRGRYKKHYWPEDPYEAVATAKTKKGMARG, encoded by the coding sequence ATGTTACCCGAACTTCCCATCCAAGCCGTCCTGCCCGAAATAGGGCAGGCGCTTTCCGGCAATCATCAGCTTATTCTGCAGGCCCCTCCGGGTGCGGGGAAAACGACCGTCGTCCCGCTGGAACTGCTTAAAGCGGCCTGGCTGGAAGGCAAAAAGATCGTCATGCTCGAGCCGCGGCGGCTCGCGGCGCGTAATGCGGCGCTGCGGATGGCGGAGCTGCTGGGCGAAGCGGTCGGACAGCGGGTGGGGTACCGCATCCGGCAGGAGACGAAGGTCTCGGCAGCCACGCGGATAGAGGTCGTCACCGAAGGGATCCTGACGCGGATGCTGCAGCGCGACCCGTCACTGGAGGAGGTGGGGGTGCTCCTCTTCGACGAATTCCATGAGCGCTCCATCCATGCCGACCTGGGATTGTCGCTCGCGCTGCAGTCGCAGTCCCTGCTGCGCGATGACCTGAAGCTCGTGGTGATGTCGGCGACGCTGAACGCCGAAGCGCTGAAAGGTGTATTGCCCGACGCCGCCGTCGTGACCAGTGAAGGACGCTGCTATCCCGTAGCGTACCGTTACCTCGATATCCGCCGCAAACCGCCCGAGGCGAAGAGCATAGCATCACTGATCGCGGAAACGATCCTAAGCGCATTGACAGAGGAGCAGGGCAGTATGCTCGTCTTTCTGCCCGGCGTCAAAGAGATCAACGCCGTCGAGCGTGCGCTGCAGGGGAGTACGTCGAGCGACATCGTTATCGCGCCCCTGTACGGCGATCTCTCCAAAGCGGCGCAGCAGCACGCCATCGCCCCCGCTGCTGAGGGCAAACGCAAGATCGTCCTGGCGACGAACATCGCCGAAACCTCGCTGACGATCGACGGTGTTCGGATCGTCGTCGACAGCGGGCTGGAACGTTTCGTGGAGTACGACGCCGCCTCTGGGATGAACCGGATGCGAACCCGCATGATCACGCAGGACTCCGCCGTGCAGCGTGCCGGGCGTGCCGGACGGACGCAAGAAGGGGTCTGCTACCGCCTTTGGCATGAAAACAAGCCGCTGGTACCGCATGCACGGCCCGAAATACTGCAGTCAGACCTGGCACCTCTGATGCTGGAACTCGCCAACTGGGGGGCCGGCGTCGATGAACTGACCTGGGTCGATAGGCCGCCCGTGCATGCGGTGGAAGAGGCCTCTATGATATTAATATCACTTAATATGGTAGATGTTTCCGGCCGCATAACGCCGCACGGCGAAGCGGCGCTGGCGCTTGGGCTGCATCCGCGCCTGGCCCATATGCTGCTGCGGGCCAAGGCGGAGGGGCTCGGGTACGAAGCGGTACTGCTGGCGACGCTGCTGCAGGAGCGGACGGGCTTCAGCGGGACGGATCTTGCCGAAGGCGTGAGGTGGCTGGACCGTGCGCTGCAGACGGGCGAGAGCGGCCACCTGCTGCGCCATGCCGTCAACCTTCTCAAAAAGCGTACGGGCTGCGAGCGGGGCAGCAGGGTGCAAACCGGTGCGGCCGGGGTGCTTGCGGCACTGGCGTATCCCGACCGCATCGCCAAGCGTCGCATGAGAGGGTCGGAGCGCTTTTTGCTGGCCAACGGCAAAGGGGCGGTGCTCGGCGATGCGACTATGTTCCTGCACGACGACTACCTAGCCGTCGCCGAAGCGGGCGGACAGGGGGAGACGCTGCGCATCTTCCACGCCGCCGCTTTATCGCAGTCTGAACTGGAAGCGTGGTTCGGCGATGCCATTGTGACGGAGGAGCAAGTCGCGTGGAACGACGATTCGGGTCGCGTCGAAGCACTTCGGCTTCTGCGCCTCGGTGCCTTGACACTGGAGCAGTCGCGCATCGAGAACCCTTCGCCGGCACTGGTCGCGAAGGGTGTGCTGGAAGGCATACGGCGAAGCGGACTTTCCGTCTTGCCGTGGGAGAAGAAGAGCCTGTCGCTCCGCGAGCGGGTCAATTTCGTCAACCGGCATCTGCCGGGAACCTTCGAATTGATGGATGACGACACTCTGCCGAAGACGCTGGAACACTGGTTGCTGCCCTACCTGGACGGGGTCCGCGACCTCAAGGGGTTGCAGAAGCTCGATATGCATTCGATCCTCTCCGCGCTGCTGGGCTGGGACGCATTGCAGAAGCTGGATGCGCTGGCACCGGAGACGGTGACGGTACCCAGCGGTTCAACCATCCGTATCGACTACGCAGACCCTGAGCAGCCCGTGCTCGCCGTGCGACTGCAGGAGGTCTTCGGCTGGGAGCGCACGCCGGCGGTGCTGGCAGGGAAAATGCCGCTGATGCTCCACCTGCTCAGCCCCGCCCAGCGTCCGGTACAGGTGACAAAGGATCTGGCGTCGTTCTGGCGGGAGGGGTATGCCGAGGTACGCAAGGAGCTGCGGGGCCGGTACAAGAAACACTACTGGCCCGAAGACCCCTACGAGGCGGTCGCGACTGCTAAGACAAAGAAGGGGATGGCGCGGGGATGA
- a CDS encoding cytochrome-c peroxidase gives MKIRTFTGLGILLVLLGGCNESNESGLDPQKVALGEAFFNDTNLSNTGNQACASCHDAGRAFSEPRTVTAQNDFGAVSIGDDNLSIGDRNAPTAMYAAFFPAFHFDDEAGEGEGSGGLWLGGQFHDGRAADLKAQAKGPFLNPVEMQMPDFNSVVARVKANPSYVSELTALYGDSVFDDDAAAYDAIGDAIATFEKSDVFAPFDSKYDRWLKGEAELTALERQGLEMFVRADKGNCAACHPNVGTGGAPALFTDATFDNLGVPVNEAVRSNPNNPLSAVADYRDLGLGETTGDPSLDGAFKVATLRNIAVTGPYMHNGVFKTLKAVVHFYNTRDVTGALNPETGLPWRTPEVPETINVDELGNLGLSDEEEDAIVAFLKTLTDARYESLP, from the coding sequence ATGAAAATACGAACGTTTACGGGACTTGGAATCCTGCTGGTGCTGCTCGGCGGCTGTAACGAATCGAACGAGAGCGGTCTCGATCCGCAGAAGGTGGCATTAGGCGAGGCGTTTTTTAATGATACGAACCTCTCAAACACGGGGAATCAGGCCTGCGCCTCCTGCCATGACGCGGGACGCGCCTTCAGCGAACCGCGCACGGTAACGGCCCAGAACGATTTCGGGGCCGTCTCCATCGGCGATGATAACCTTTCGATCGGCGACCGCAACGCGCCGACGGCGATGTACGCGGCGTTTTTCCCGGCGTTTCATTTCGATGACGAGGCGGGCGAGGGCGAAGGGAGCGGCGGCCTTTGGCTGGGAGGCCAGTTCCATGACGGCCGTGCCGCAGACCTCAAAGCACAGGCGAAGGGGCCGTTTTTGAACCCCGTCGAGATGCAGATGCCCGATTTTAACAGTGTCGTGGCACGGGTGAAGGCGAACCCATCTTATGTTTCGGAGTTGACGGCTCTTTACGGCGACAGCGTCTTCGACGATGATGCCGCGGCCTACGACGCGATAGGCGATGCGATCGCCACTTTTGAGAAGAGCGACGTCTTCGCGCCGTTTGATTCGAAATACGACCGCTGGCTCAAAGGCGAAGCGGAGCTGACGGCGCTGGAACGCCAAGGGCTGGAGATGTTTGTACGCGCAGACAAAGGCAATTGCGCCGCCTGCCACCCCAACGTCGGGACCGGCGGCGCGCCGGCGCTCTTTACCGATGCGACCTTCGACAACCTGGGGGTTCCCGTCAATGAAGCGGTCCGCAGCAACCCAAACAATCCGCTCAGCGCCGTGGCGGATTACCGCGACCTGGGCCTGGGGGAGACGACGGGCGACCCCTCCCTCGATGGTGCGTTCAAAGTGGCGACGCTGCGCAACATCGCGGTGACGGGACCCTACATGCATAACGGCGTCTTCAAAACCCTCAAAGCGGTGGTGCACTTCTACAATACCCGTGACGTGACCGGTGCGCTCAACCCGGAGACGGGCCTGCCGTGGCGCACGCCGGAGGTGCCCGAAACGATCAATGTCGACGAGCTCGGCAACCTTGGGCTGAGCGACGAGGAGGAGGATGCCATCGTCGCCTTCCTCAAAACCCTGACAGACGCCCGTTACGAATCGCTGCCGTAG